The nucleotide window GAacacaataataataataatttagaaCATAATTTATACTAAGTTTATTCGAAATTATAGtacaatataaaatgttcAGTGcgatgataatataatatatcacGATTTCATATTGCatacttttattttcttaacaatgaaatattttgttGTGTAACTATTTTTGCATAACGATAAAACtgtgtataaatatttttttcacaaataCACTTTTGCAATTTATCTATAATcgacattttatatttcttgCTAAAGTACagacatatataaattaataatatataacttattataacacattaaaaaaaaatggatttTCAAAATCGAGTGGGACATAAAACAGGTAGTGGTATGCCACTAACCAGAGAAGATATAAACCAAGAAAGAAAAGAAAGATTGAAACAATTAGCTTTAGAAAATATTGATATAACTAAAGATCCttatatattgaaaaataatGTTGGTATGTTTGAATGTAAATTATGCTTAACTTTGCATAATAACGAAAGCTCGTATTTGTGTCATACCCAAGGAAAAAAACATCAAATTAATTTAGCACAAAGAttgttaaaagaaaaaaatgaaataatgattaataaaTCAAGCAAACCACCAcctgaacaaaaaaaaattataaaaattggaaaaCCTGGATATGATGTTACAAAAGttcgaaataaaaaaaatcaacttggaatattatttgaattatcttttccaaatataaaagaaaatactaAACCCAAATTCCGATTTATGTCTTCTTTTGAACAAAAAATTGAACCAgctgataaaaaatatcaatatcTATTATTTGCTGCAGAACCTTATGAAACAATTGCTTTTAAAATACCAAATCTTGATATAGATGAAAATGACGATTTCTACTATAAATggtttgaaaaaaaaaaaatttttgttATGCAAATCCATTTTCAAAAACATCCTGGACATTTTCCTATTCGAAATAACCCTAATCTTTTACCAGCTCACATGCAGTGGTAACACATGCAGtctatatttcatattattgaCATATAGGAgctgttaatttttttttgtttttcaattgcaatataattaattattattttttttaacataatataattttttaaaaaacgtacacatatatataatacagtaTGCTACTTTTATAGCATATTTGTTTTCTttgtttctatatatttattttttttaaaatttaattataaaaatatgtaatttGGAATCTTTGAGTTCATATTTCATTGGAATGATGCACATGTACATAGTGTGCGTCTTTGCATACACTATGGATTATATGATTTTCATTTCGTTTATATCATTGTGATTACTATAATAGCGTTTCtctattttaattattattattattattttctatgtatatatacgTTTTTTTGGTACCGAATAAACttgacatatatatatgtatatatattcattatatgtacataaaaggtggatatatattatggtctacaattttttatgtagatgaaaacaaattaataaaaataactatCATCATAACTGTTTCAAAAATTTAATCACTATATGCTTTGCTttacatataattattacaaactataaatgataattgctataaatacaaaaacaAACATTAATTTAGAGGCTATACTATTAGACATTAACAATGTGTAGTTTTTTGTGCATTCTTCTAGATCTTTCTTAACTATACTTTGCTTAAAatcaataaatattttttcgcGATATATTCTGTCTTTCATTTGACGTATGTGTTTTTTTAATGCATCCTTATTACCATGTAGACCATTAATATTTACAATTACCATACAATTAGTCAAgaatttttctaatttattaACCTTGAATATATCTTCGCTTATTTTATCTACTGTAATAAAATGTTCTTTAATATCAATTCCACTTTCCACAATtgattcatatattttagaCAAATCGTTTAAGTTATTATGACTATTTCCGCTCTGTaaattagtattattatccgtagatgcattattattttcttcagcTGGGGTATTACCGTCAATAATGAAAATCGCATCAGTAACAGGAGcggtaattttattttggatCAACTCACATTGATTCAGTTGGGCTTCAAACGACCCTTGTGCTAATTCAATCCCATCTGAATGTATTTTATCTACACTTCCATATATATCAACCATTAATTTAACATTAGTATCCTTATTTTCATGTTTTGAAAAATGTATctgcataaatatataaccaTTTCTAAAATTGTCCATGCTTACATCAATACTCTCATTATATAAACCATATAATTCGTGCATGCATGTTGTATACTTGTTCAAATTAGTAGAAAATGAATTACTAATCTCTCCaattttgttatataaatagtctTTGTTATCTTCTATAAATCGTGGTTCCTTGAAGCGCGGATTATAGTGACATAGGTTTGGAATCCGGTAATTATCATATTCAATTTTCTCATGTAACATATCTCCATCAGGAACCGTTCCATTTAAAATAGTGTCTACATCTATTAGGTCTAGTGCTATTTCATCTGTATTACCAGAACCATTTATCGCATtcaaattcaaaaaaaaaaatataaggaaCAACGATAGGAAAGTACATAACTTTATCATTATCGTTTTTTTacttgaaaaataaaataataagtcTTAAAAGAAACAAACCCACAAAACaggttattattatatatatttaattgtcaataaaacaatgtattaaatatttttttaaatataaagcaaaataataataacaaattcCTTTAAGAATGTTTTAATATTACAAATAAatgttaatttaaaaaaattagttTTAAAAGAATGTAGAAAATAttgtcataaaataagtaattaaataaacaaataaaatttaaaagaatattttatatttttttaacaagatataaaaatatatttcaaaaataatatttattaaaaatcaatattataaacaaatatatatattaattacttattatttgttttttttttttttttatcttggttatatttttttttttttggtgaTGATTCTTTCGTTAATTTCCTTTTTGGTGTTACATGGCTAGTTGGTAACTACATTGAGGATATGAACGTACATGTTTACaaccatataatatatatatatgtacgtgtgtgcaatatttttatgttttttttattttttaagtatttggggtagctattttttttttttttttcaggtAGCTAAAAAATCGCTATAttgtctatattttttttttttaaatatatactttgAATTTCAAATAAATACCATTGTTCTTATCCCATTGCATATGTACACATAGATCTAGCCTATTAATTAGTGGATAAACAAgcacatatgtatatattcataGAGATAAATCTATTTATATATCAGTATGCTCTTTGCATATGGttataaacatataatattttatatataatattcattatttattgtttttttttcgttaaCAAAAAAGAACAATATTTGTCATTTCCTCTCCTATTGGAATAATACAAGACTCACAATTTCATGATATTTAAAAAGAAAGAGATTCAGTGTAAATTACATgttctatatttttcttattaaaaattatttattttgaaatgTTTTAtctcaattttttttaaatataaagatgGGTGAATATACCCAATTTGTAAAGATAcgataaatatgcatattaatggggcttataaaaataatatgtctTTTCCAAATCTTCTGTGGGCATTTCCATTGtatattattgtatatatatatatgcatacatacatgtatataatattttattaatattcggATGTGTGTGCAAACAGAACAAGGTATAATATTTCGAACtaaaaattatcatattttaatatagtAATAAATGTAAGAGCAAATAAAACATGTTTCATTTTGAATCTTTACCAATTTTACAATGGGTTCCTGTAATAGCATTttgaaatttttatatatgatgataaacatatatatacacatgtgTTCCCTTTTAttgtgtatttttattaaataaaataaggatctaataaaataaatggttTTTCgacattaaatatattttataaatagtttcaacaataataacataaatcatttaaaatttattaggttatttattttttaaaaaaattaatagcaTAGTCTTATATCCATCCCACTAACGCACGtgcacaaaaaaaaatattatatgaacaataaatataaaagcatATTGGGAAAAAGGAACAATAATTTCACCAACCAATATTTATTGATTACAACAAAggtatatttaaaaaaaaattatgcaatgagaaaatataataaatgttatttgtaaataaagggaatgaaagaaaatataacaatatatatattatcatatatcCATGTATATTCATTACCCATTTTTGAGTAAAATCGtaatcaaaatttttaataaaatttgtatataattgaaatatataacatattattaaatCTTCCATCATAcagaatttttaaatatccagaaacaataatttatatgacCCTTTCCacgtatatgtatatatatataatacattgtAGTGTATACACAtgatttttttcttatagaAAATGCCTTAAACGCCTAAAGAAGGGGGGTCTCTTTATTAATGAATAGCCATAAGCCATAAGCCATAAGCACTCTTTTTCGAGTATTTTCTTTGCTTAGCTTATTTTCTtactttttaattatatatatttttatgtgttttttaaatgttaaaTCTTATTCCCAAAAGAATCCCATCAACGTCTTTGCTTTATGGGAAAAGACCAATCCAAAGGATCCAAGTTGGTAagatgaaaaataataaaaaaaaataggataaaaatatacacacataaagatatatataaattaatgaaTGTATTTACGGATATATAGATGGTGTGTGAACAAGTTTTATGTTTCTCCAACTTTTAATTTTAGGGAAAGATAAACATGTTTTGGAATTATGTTTAAGCGATATAAACTCGATTTATAATGATATTGACACAAATATCGAATTACAAAATAAGGATTATAATccattaaaatataataaatatataaaatacaaaatgtCTGCTTTAGATTTAATTGAaacttataaaaatgaagagaACAAGAAAACAGCATTAACAAATGTTAAATGGTATTCTAAAATTCgggattatttttttataaattttagcAAAAATCAAGttgaattaaaagaaaagatTGTCCCAAATTTTTTCTACCCAATTGAAAAATGATATTCTTACTGCATTATACTatgttatattaatttttttcctttctttatttttttttccattacattttatttaagggaccctattttattatatatttgttgtagtagaaaatataaattgcGTAGTTAACATTTTCGTTGCATATAACGACGTTGATTTTGATATGCCTACTACTTAGTGTAAGTTTATGGTTttttaaacaatatattttttgagcATACTATATAGAagcatttataaatttttattaaaaaaaaaaaatcccaATTTttgtgtaaatatatatatttgggAGTTACATCATAAtatgatgaaataaatgtatgcatatatgtatgtctatgaaataatttttttttttaaaaatctAAACGATAACCGAATTTTTATTGGAAAAGTTATTACCAGAATCATTCTCTATCGCTATACGCTCTTCATCattgttaaaataaaaataggtactccatttatttttgtcaTAAAAATCAAAACTCATAGATTTAACTGGTAATATATCactcatataaaatatgatgacATTTTTTGcttgtttattatttccattattatttatttcatcattttgattttcttttttttctggAACTATTGTATCATCAACTGTTTGCTCCCGTTTATTTtctaacaattttttatgataataatattttgaattGGCAACATCACGAAAttcttcaattttttttatgtttttaaatgaatttattacattatttttttcgtctataaatagttttattatttcgtCTTCGGATAAATCttgaaaaaatttaattttatttctaggaacatatgtatttattacattttttaaatgtttctCATTTGATAATATAGTTAAAGCAGTTCTAATAAATTcctctttatttttatacataataaaattatctgTTAACaattgtataatattttccatttttattattttatcataaataatatcattCTCATAAATATAagcttttaattttaaataacgGAAAAAATTATTAGTCCATACCcaatacattttattaacataattGTTCATAAATTCAACGTCTTTTTCTGAACACTCATTAGCTTCatttactatattttttattttttcataatcatttaattcagaggaaataacaaaaaaaggtaccaaataaaatatatataatcccACTACCTTCATTTTAGACACATTTTATGGATATTATATGGGGGATGAAAATTAATAACAAAGATAAGACTCAAATTGAAatagaaacaaaaaaaaaaaaaaaaaatggagtGATATACTATTTTCAAATACTTTAtaagaaattattttttttaaaattatataaataaattttattatttttaataattattctgtatacataataaaatatacctTAACACCCATTTTATAAAAAGGGGTAAAAGTTTGCTTGAAATtagttataaaaatgttatatttttttgaaaaatattttattatatttattttgtttttaaataaattaaaacagAGAAAACAACTTTTTTTgtaatgttttttttgtgatgttgttttgtaattttttgtaattttttttatgatgtttttttataatttcctCTGGTTTTATAGAATTTGCTCTAATTGCATCAAATTAAAAGGAACGAAAaagtatacaaaaaaaagacaatttttaaattataaaaacaaatttaaaacaaaaaaaatatctataTGTACATGTTTAGCACTAATTTTTATGAGACCCCAAAATGTGTAACTTGAAATAGACAATTGCAGCACTCATAAGatttatatgcaattaaaaaattaaacataaaaatgtaaaggtgtaaaaatgtaaaagtgtaaaaatatatttataaaaacaaattaaaacataaaaatgtaaaggtgTAAAGgtgtaaaaatatgtttataaaaacaaattacaATTCGggaataaaaacaaaaaaggtTAAAAGTATTTTTCGACTTTTTACCACCTGGCTAAATTTGGTTTGTGCCATCCATTACAAATAAGGtctatcattttttttttttttttttttgtttaaaaaatatttatttgttgcTATTCAAACTGTttatcataaatataatatttaatatgtttaCACAATCCTTTTTATTCGTAATATTGTTACTAAAAAGATgctcataatttttataaagatAATTCTTAAATGAGCCAaatatttgataaaatagGGTTGATGTTGAATTATTAATTAGATTATCATgaatttgtaattttttaaatgatgaTACAAATAGACATAAAATGTGGCATACTctgtttaaatttttaatttttttcaaattattgtctgtattattttttgtttcagAATTATGTGTatcgaaaaaaattaatttggtaaaaaaaatatcttttaaaaaaGTTAACATCAAAATAATTGATTTGTTAAAATAAGTAGAAATTATATTGCTATGAAAAATCGAAAAggacttattatttgtttcatatatttttaaaatattaataaaagtttTAACTAAATCATGTATATCAATAATGGTAAAAActgaatttttattattatcattattatttttttcttgatGAATTGCTAAGCTCAAAAATTTGTTAAACTTATttaaataacataaataaaatatggaaCTAATTTCTTGGtctattaaaaaatttataatgttGTAAAAAATGACTGTATTTTCTCTATTATAGACTATTTTTGTATGttgtttatttaaaataattttatataaagaaataattttatcattaaaattgttttttaattcatttttatttcttgtaatatttatacaaaatattgcaaatgttttattatttttttcatttaaaattaaattttttactttCCCAAAAATTAaatcacaatttttttttaaaatatatctatCACACATAAACAATTCaaatatattgcatatatcaaataagtttataaaatttatatattttagtaaCAAATAATTGGATAAAATATAGagaaatttatttatatacttccATTTTATGCTAGTATAAATAATGACAGCAAAACTGTGAACATTTTCTCGtatatccatatattttttttttttttttatatctttatttaacattattggttgaatatataattcatcATTCCTATCGAAATCGGTATTATTAATGCAATTATTTGATGTGTTATATTTGTAACACgacaatttatttttgtagacatttttaaaataataaattaactCCTTTTTATTCATAATAGTTTTATTTGTTTCGAATTGatctattttttctttatccaTTTTATATTCATCAAAATTTTTGCTTTCATTAGTTGTCGATTTTATTAAAGTGtgtaaattatatgaatgtttttttttttcatttttggCTATATTTATGCACACATTTGTATTTTCTGAattgttcatattattatatgacttACTCAccattttttcaatttcctTTTTATCCATtacaatataatttttatttatttcatattttaaaaaatatttttcaatattttgttctaaatAATTATCACTATTGTCCATAAAATTATAGGAAATGTAAATgtgtgataaaaatatataaaaagggaagcattttaaattataattttttaacaaattcatAAATGCTGATATATCATGCAAATTAAAACTGTTACttgaatattttaataattgattttgaatataatttatttcagtgtctttatttaattcatttaagTTATATATCAGTTTGTAAAAGTTGTTAATATCCAAATTGTTGCTTATTTTGTCCATctcatatataaaaaaagcaTTTACACATTCTCTAAAATGAGTATTCAGAATGGAAAGGAAGTTATAAGAAATGTTTGTTGTCTccattttattcattttatataaaatatccatgttaatataataaatgaatatatatgcacaaaatgtaataattttatgaCTGTTCATAACTTTTTCTTCAAGTaaacattttaatattatcgttatttcttttaaagtaaacatgtttatattattaataaattgttttttaaattgttcaTATACTTTtactttataattttttgataaattatttcttaatttatgaaaattgtGTAAAATGCATgaaaaatggatataattTTGTTCACATTCTGCATATATATGAGGTAAAAGAaaatcaatatttttttcgacatttttatttcctttatTTAAAGATTTCAAAATTCTTACAATATGTTCAAAActaatagtattttttttattttcactaAAAAATTTGGTGTCCCATTTTTTATAgaatatttttgtattatgagaaaaaaaacataaagaAAATCGAAAATtgttattacatttttttttttcttgaaATATAGAGAAACAGTTGCTACTATTATAATTAGTAAAATATGTGTCTTTTCcttttgaatattttaatatttgaattttcttttttttatctattattatatttccaaATGCTTTTACATCCTTTTTTATACCAGAAAAATTGGGTAATTTAAGTTTTTTATTAACTTCTATAATTAAATTGTCATATTTTCTGTACATAGTCATTGttctattttttcttattcaCACTCTTCCCTtctatctaaatttataaaatatgagtGAATATATTTCACCCCTcaagaaatgaaaaaaaaaaaaaaagagggaCAAAACATGCACATGAATCTCATATCCAACTAAATATATGCTTTTAAATGAgcatgtttatatataacatacCTATGTAGGTATATgtttgaataaatatatacatgtaagaatgcctatatatatatacatacatatatgcatTACATATTGTATAAAATCAAAGGAATTCAAATATAACATCACTTTGATATCAAATGTAGGTCACAATGATTAAGTAGTGATAGCCAATGGGGGTGAagttaataaaacataaaattgaaaatattaaaaatattaaaaaaattaaaaaaaattaaaaaattaataaaataaaaaatgtataaaaaagtGGTAAagagtatataaatataaatatatatatgtatatgtatatatatatgtaatgcATGAATTACCTCAACTGAGGAAGGAAATAATTATACTGCACGAcgcaaattatttatttttcctatttattattattagttaattttttcaatttattttattattatataattgattaaaaaagaaatttttGAACAATGCAACCAATTATAATAAGGGATATATGTAAGAAATTATTGTAATGTGAATTCGGGACGCAAAAAATACCATCTCCAAAATAATCATATGAACAATgacatataattttattatttttaattgagCATTCAGCATTTTTATCACaatttccattattattattacaatctTTAATAGGCATAGGAAcacatttaaaatattctaCACTAGTATCTCGTACATAATTAGCTAAACATCGACATTCTTGCCTATCTTTCTCAATAATATAACATCGTGCATTGTCACCACATTTCGAATATTCGCATATATGATTAGTTTTAAATTTGACAAAATTAGTAATAGcagttatataaaatttacattTTAAAACAAACCTTTCAATCTTATATACTGCTTCATCTAGTATCCTAGTTGTTTCTTTAAGATTTCTATTTTCTGCTAACAATGTTATACGCATTATATCAGCATGATCTATTatatcttctttattttctttttttttttctggaTTATTTTCAATAGTAGTATTTGAggtttcattattttttaaacttaGAGTAGTTATCCCATTACTAACAGAAATATCTTCTTCTTCATCTTTTACATCATTAGTATCATTTGTTTGTTCATTTTGTGTATTAATATCATTACTTGGTTCTGTTGATATTTCACTTTGTTCATCTGTATTTTCATTATCGCCTTTTTCTTGATTAGTATCTATATTTACATGTACAGTATCATCATCTTCACCTTCTACGGTTTTATTAACATCTGAAATATCATCACTTTGATTTTCGGACTGATCAGAATTTGaatcttttattttaccAAAATTTGCTATGTTTGGAATTATACGAATTAATTTTCCTAAAAAAGAATCATCTtcgttatttatattcattttgttaCTTTCCATATCTTCTTGGAAATTTTTAATGGTTTCTTTTTCGTTATCcgtaaaattaaatacatcTATTTTTACATTGTCAGAATTTTGTTGTTCTTTTAAATCTTCAATTGGATTATTTTGTGGTTTGTTATTATAGTTTTCttttcttataaaatatgtctctttaatattatttattccatcttcttcatctgttataataatatggtcatctatattaatatggtCATCTTCGATTTCCTCTATAACATCTTCCTCATTATTTTCTTGGCTTGTAGGGGtgacatttatattattgtttttatcaTTGACACTTGAAAGGGTTGCATTATTTGCATATACtatcaataaaaatgataaggtaaataatttattccTTTTTGCAAGTATCATATTTTACTTAGCTAAGTtaggtaaaaaaaaaaaaaaaaaatttaaatggcTAGCTGATACTAGAATAAGTAATATCACATTGCACACACGTGCAtagtataatattaatatttcttttatataataatatggtTTTTAATACATAACCATataattgttaaaaaaaatagaaatatataaagtgTAACCAAAAGAAATATGACTGAATTAAATGAATTTAATAAATGTccaaataacaaaataataaaattatgtaatagACAAAATCACATAAAAAAAGCGttgtgaaaaaatataataagaacacaacatatttattcatattttaatgcactaataattaatttttatttaataatttctataataattttgGTTGTTATTATTAGATTGATTGAATGAATTGCCATAGATATTTccttatattttgtatattaattattcaaattaataaaataattaaaaaaaaaataaaaaggttgttaaaaaatataaaataattttagacAACTGAACGTATAGAAAGCAATACATAATATTGTGCATAAAATTGTAggaatttttaattatgtgataaaatatatcaattaaattggagaaaatatttatgtataaatatatgtagcATTATGTGTACATATAAAAAGTAGAATAATCGATAAGTTTatgttaaaaatgttaataaatattaggCCAAATTTATGCGtaccatttttattacatattCTCCAAATGAATAGCTGATATagtaacattttatttttcaaaaaaggaaaagaaaATTCTAGGTATTAATTGCTTATATAAATACCGCCAAAATTGGCagttatgtatatttatattttatttttctcttaaaaAAACGAACAATGTCAAAACAAACAATGTTAAAACAGATAATGTTAAAACAGATAATGTTAAAACAATGTTAAAACAGTGTTAAAATGATaagtatacatatttattttttttcttcatatttacgttttaataaataatttcgTCAGGAGTTGTTATTTAGGTTATacttcatttttaaaaatttccTTTTGGAAATAATGTTTAGGATAATAGACATAAAATAACTTTTTATGATTTTTGAATGTTAAACAAAAAAGACagaattatatatgtaatatcaacatattaaaaaaggaaatataatACCTCGTTCGTACCATAAAAACATTTTCAGATTATTATTTTGCAAGAATATATAACCAACcctttataaaaaaataatagtaataataatgataataacataaattataatatttacaacGGCTGAAAAATAgcgtatatattaaaatgctACGCTATGCTTTTGTAAAAATTTGACAGTTGTATTATAGAATTGGAAAAACaaaattcatatttattttaaaggaaaaatatacacataaatatatggaaaatattgttaataataattttttttttaatataaataatttatttaataaatttcctTTTATGTTAAGGTGAAAAATACACATATTCTTCTTCGTGTTATATAaacctttaaaaaaaaaattcacagCTTTTCATTTTAAAAACTTGCTTTATATTCTAGTATATTTTAAGTGacgttaaaaaaaaaaaaaaaaaaaatttagaaaacaTTTTCCGATAGTAAGCTTTATTTGcatccatt belongs to Plasmodium yoelii strain 17X genome assembly, chromosome: 11 and includes:
- a CDS encoding splicing factor 3A subunit 2, putative, translating into MDFQNRVGHKTGSGMPLTREDINQERKERLKQLALENIDITKDPYILKNNVGMFECKLCLTLHNNESSYLCHTQGKKHQINLAQRLLKEKNEIMINKSSKPPPEQKKIIKIGKPGYDVTKVRNKKNQLGILFELSFPNIKENTKPKFRFMSSFEQKIEPADKKYQYLLFAAEPYETIAFKIPNLDIDENDDFYYKWFEKKKIFVMQIHFQKHPGHFPIRNNPNLLPAHMQW
- a CDS encoding secreted ookinete protein 25, putative; amino-acid sequence: MIKLCTFLSLFLIFFFLNLNAINGSGNTDEIALDLIDVDTILNGTVPDGDMLHEKIEYDNYRIPNLCHYNPRFKEPRFIEDNKDYLYNKIGEISNSFSTNLNKYTTCMHELYGLYNESIDVSMDNFRNGYIFMQIHFSKHENKDTNVKLMVDIYGSVDKIHSDGIELAQGSFEAQLNQCELIQNKITAPVTDAIFIIDGNTPAEENNNASTDNNTNLQSGNSHNNLNDLSKIYESIVESGIDIKEHFITVDKISEDIFKVNKLEKFLTNCMVIVNINGLHGNKDALKKHIRQMKDRIYREKIFIDFKQSIVKKDLEECTKNYTLLMSNSIASKLMFVFVFIAIIIYSL
- a CDS encoding ATP synthase-associated protein, putative, with product MLNLIPKRIPSTSLLYGKRPIQRIQVGKDKHVLELCLSDINSIYNDIDTNIELQNKDYNPLKYNKYIKYKMSALDLIETYKNEENKKTALTNVKWYSKIRDYFFINFSKNQVELKEKIVPNFFYPIEK
- a CDS encoding merozoite surface protein 10, putative, coding for MILAKRNKLFTLSFLLIVYANNATLSSVNDKNNNINVTPTSQENNEEDVIEEIEDDHINIDDHIIITDEEDGINNIKETYFIRKENYNNKPQNNPIEDLKEQQNSDNVKIDVFNFTDNEKETIKNFQEDMESNKMNINNEDDSFLGKLIRIIPNIANFGKIKDSNSDQSENQSDDISDVNKTVEGEDDDTVHVNIDTNQEKGDNENTDEQSEISTEPSNDINTQNEQTNDTNDVKDEEEDISVSNGITTLSLKNNETSNTTIENNPEKKKENKEDIIDHADIMRITLLAENRNLKETTRILDEAVYKIERFVLKCKFYITAITNFVKFKTNHICEYSKCGDNARCYIIEKDRQECRCLANYVRDTSVEYFKCVPMPIKDCNNNNGNCDKNAECSIKNNKIICHCSYDYFGDGIFCVPNSHYNNFLHISLIIIGCIVQKFLF